The genomic DNA AATGTACAAAAGGAAACTTTAGAAACAAAAATAGTTTCCAAAGTTTTAATGATTTTTTAACATTTAGTTATAAGAGACAGAAATCTTTACATTATTTTTACAAAAAATCACAAAAAATCACAAAATTGGACATTTTACATTATCAAAAAGATTTTCTAGAATACTTAGATTCAAAAGAATGGGTAAGAGAGCCTAAGAATCTATACGAGCCTATAGACTACATTATTAAGTTAGGGGGAAAAAGAATGCGCCCTGTTTTAACTTTAATGGCAGCAGATATTTTTTCTAAAGACTATAAAAAAGCAATGCCAGCAGCTTTGGCTGTTGAGGTTTTTCATAATTTCACATTAATTCATGACGATATTATGGACGATGCGCCTTTGAGAAGAGGAAAAGCAACGGTACATGAAAAGTGGAATTTGAATACAGGGATTCTGTCTGGAGACGCAATGCTAATTTTAGCATATCAATATTTTGAAAATTATGAACCTATCGTTTTTCAGAAATTAGCAAAACTTTTTGGTAAAACAGCTTTAGAAGTTTGTGACGGACAGCAATTAGATGTCGATTTTGAAACTAGAAATGATGTTACTATCGATGAGTATATTAATATGATTCGTTT from Polaribacter sp. ALD11 includes the following:
- a CDS encoding polyprenyl synthetase family protein; the encoded protein is MDILHYQKDFLEYLDSKEWVREPKNLYEPIDYIIKLGGKRMRPVLTLMAADIFSKDYKKAMPAALAVEVFHNFTLIHDDIMDDAPLRRGKATVHEKWNLNTGILSGDAMLILAYQYFENYEPIVFQKLAKLFGKTALEVCDGQQLDVDFETRNDVTIDEYINMIRLKTSVLVAAALKMGAIVAETNEENASLIYDFGLNLGLAFQLQDDYLDTFGDPKTFGKQVGGDIIENKKTYLYLKALEVSCEAEKGKLEHFYRNKLKENSIKIAEVRRIFELNDIPFLIKQEITNYTEKAFNTLSKMSIKDSDKQGLRDFGLWLMNRSV